gctgattcctgggttggtGGGTTTGCgttcattctaggaccctgtgggtctctccaacgaactctcccgtgaggctgggagtttcttcagCTGCCGTCTCatcccccacaggtattttcagtcagaggctgtgaggttttatttcctggttcttgaaccctgggttgcatggcctgtctcgctccccagttgttcctcctggttcatctgcactcgaatgtgggacccCCCAGTCCATCAACTGCCACCTTGCTTGGTCCTCCAGCCGCCTCCTTATGGTGAGTCCTCTCCACTTGGGTgcccgtctccgtccctcctactggtatggatgaatgtttcttctttaactccttgtttgttggacttGCATACAGtatgattttctgtcagttgtggttgttttttgtttttaaatttgttgttgtccttcttttggttgtgcgaggaggcacagtgtgtctacctatgcctccatcttggccggaaggcatgggtttatttcggGAATtttgattctgttccattggtctgtatgacttttttttttttcaattatcatGCTGTTTTAGTTATTATAGCTCTGTAGCATAATTGGATATCAGGCAGTGAGATGCCTTCAGCTCTGCTCTTTGTTTTCAAGACTCCTTTGGCTATTGGTGGTCTTTCGTGGTTTTGTATGAATTTTATTATTGCCTTTTTTATCTGTGAAAAGTGcatttgaaattttgatagggattgcattgaatctgtagattgggTGGTATACACATTTTAGTGAAGTCTCTCTAAGTGTAAGTGCAGgataaatttccatttatttgtgtcttttccatttcttttaccAGAGTCTTAGACTTTTCAATGTCCAGACCTTTCATCTCCTTGGTCGTGGTCTCTTGTGtttgatgctgttgtaaatggggttactttctttctttcctctcctgatCTTTCATATTTTGTCTATAGAAATGCCACTGAGTCCTGACTGGTCACTTTGTAGGTTGCAAGATTACTgaattgttttctagttttaagaatttttttttgagtctttagggtttttatATATCAGATTGTATCATCTgtagacagttttatttctctctttccagtttggatccctttgtctctttttcttgtctgacggCTCTGCCGAAGGCAGTTGGTACATGTTGCACAGGAGTGGAGAGAGTGCTGTCGCTGATCTCAGAAGAGAAACTCTCAGCTTTTCAGTGTTGAGTCTGATGTTAACTATGGGCTTCCACACAGGACCTTCATTTTGCTGAGTTGTGTTCATTCCATCCCCAATTTGTAGACAGTGtttattatgaaatgtttattttgaatgaATGGTGCATTTTCTCTAATGCCTTCTCTGCATCTATGCAAACAACCatatgttttatatcatttactttatttctgcGGTGAAAACTTGTATTGATTTTCacatgtcaaaatatttttgacaattaCCAGGACCCTGTGTTAAATctcagttgatcatggtgtataaaaGTCTTAACGTGAGACTtgaaccaagatggcgacgtaggtagacacactgcgcctcctcgcacaaccagaactgactgaaaatcgaacggcaaggaagtccgacaccaaggaaatacaaaataaacattcatccagactggtaggaggggcagagacagcactgggtggagaggacttgtgtggccgtggcaggatggagactggcggagtgtgggacaaacggggcaggcagtctgaccactagcagaccctgcggccccacattcgcgcacagataaaccgagagggccggactcagagtggtggagaacagggcaggcagagtggtgggtagcaccccgcggccttACATTCgtacacagataaactggacaaacggtggggagtgaagcagaccgcacaacccagggctccagcacagggaaataaaacctcaaacctctgagtgaaaacacccgtgggggttggggtggaagcaggagagactcccggcctcacaggggaggtcgttggagagacccagagcggcctagggcatgcacaagcccacccactcaggaaccagcaccagaggggcccagtttgattgtgggtggcagaatGAAAGATTGGGATCTGGTGGAGACTGGAGCGgtcaccattgctccctcttggcccctcccccacgtacagcgtcacagcgcagtgaccagcattaccctgcccaggtgaacacctaagcctccgcccctttaagtaacagactcgccaagacaaaaaacaaacaaacaaaaaaaaggcccaaatgacagaacatttcaaagctccagaaaaaatacaactaagcgaggaagagatagccaacctatcggatgcacagttcaaaacactggttattaagacgctcacagaattggttgaatttgttcgaaaaccagatgaaaaaatgaagcctatgctaagagaaacaaaggaaaatgtacagggaaccaatagtgatgcaaaggaaactgggactcaaatcaacggtgtggaccagaaggaagaaacaaacatccaaccagaaaagaatgaagaaacaagaattcggaaaaatgaggagaggcttaggaacctccaggacatcttgaaacgttccaacatccgaattataggggtgccagaaggagaagaggaagaccaaaaaattgaaaacttatttgaacaaataatgaagaacttccccagtctggcaaaggaaatagacttccaggaagtccaggaagctcagagagtcccaaagaagctggacccaaggaggaacacaccaaggcacatcataattacattagccaaaattacacagaaggagagaatcttagaagcagcaagagaaaaggagacagttacctacaaaggacttcccataagactgtcagctgatttctcaaaagagaccttacaggcaagaaggggctggcaagaagtattccaagtcatgaaaggcaaggacctacatccaagattactctatccagcaaagctatcatttagaatggaagggaagataaagtgcttctcagataaggtcaagttaaaggagttcatcatcaccaagcccttattatatgaagtgttaaagggagttacctaagaagaagaagatcaaaaatatgaatagtagaaatgacagcaaactcacaattattaatgaccacacctaaaacaaaaacaagagcaaactaggcaaacaagtagaacaggaacagaaccatagagagggagatcacatagagggttgtcaataggggagtgggagggggaggggggggaaggtacagagaataagtagtatagatgataggtggaaaatagacagggggagggtaagaatagtgtaggaaatgtagaagccaaagaacttctaagtatgacccatggacatgaactataggggggaatgtgggagggagggggtgggcaggagagagtggagtgggggggaatgggataagtgtaatagcataatcaataaatatattttaaaaaagtcttaatGTGCTCTTGAATTCGTCATGCTATTTGTTGAGAAATTTTGCATCTATTTTTGACAAGAATATTGgcctcttgtttatttttcttggtctATTCTTTGGTTGATGCCCTCTGTCCCATTGTTCATTtcattcacatcatttttccaccGCAGAATTTGTGGGACTTATTTGATGACTTCTGTTTGTTGAATTTGCTGTTTGGTCCATGTAATGTTTTCCTGACTTTATTGAactgtctttctgtttttgtcttgTGGTTCATGGAGTACCTTTTGTATTACCTGTTGGGTGAATTTCAGTTCTCCATAATTTTGGGTTCAGTATTGGGATGTTACTATGATCTTTGGTGATGCAGAGATTGTGATTCTTCCTGATCTTTGGAGTGTTGTGTTCCCATTTTGTATTTGACATCGTGGTCACCTCATGCAACCTTGACCAGCTGCCCTCAGGTGAGAGATGCTTTGTGTTGGTCCTGTGTGTGTTCTGTGGTTGTGGGACCCTGTGTGGATGCACCAGCTTGGTGCTTCTGGCTCCCTCTTGTGGCAGGATTCTCAGGTTGTGTGTCTGGTCCTCATCTTTCAGTGTATCTGGCCAGTTGataaactgtcttttttttttttttatttaatgttaattttaaaaataagccatgACGTTTACAGACACGGGCCCCTGCCCCCCATGCCATCCCCAAGTCCAGCTGACCCCAGTGCAGTCTCAGGCCTCCTCCTtgcactcttcctcctccttgcaCTCTTGAGGGGTTAGAGGCATGTTAGAGTCCCCAGGGGTCTCTGCAACTGAGCCTGGATGACAAGCGAGTTGCTGCTGCTCTGGCGGGGAGAGGACCTGGAGGGCTGCACCAGGACCAGAAGGCCGGCAGGGTCTGGGCTTCAGGCTGGGTTGTGCGTGGGGCTCTCTGGCCAGGCTGCGGGGCGAGGTGTTGAAAGCCCTGGGCTCTGAGCAGTTACTGCTGAAGCAGGGAGGAGGCGCGCGAGCTTCAACAGGTAGTCACTGCTGGTGAAGCCCCTGGAGCAGACAGGGCCTGGGAAGCACTTCTGTCCCTTGTGCATTTGGTGCCGACCAGCTGGTGCTCGCGCGCGCGAACTTCCTGTGGCAGCGAGACGTGTCGCAGGCTCGGTGGACTAGAAGGAGCTTTGGTGCAGCCCGGGAGGGGAGTGCGGTGGCTCTTGGAGGCAGCAGCGCAAGCAGGGACCCGGACCAGGTGCCCAGGTGCGGGAGGACAGGAACCAGAGGGATGGGGACGGGAAGGATGGAGCAGCGCCTACCCAGGACTCCGGGGCCAGCCACGTAGGTCAGCCAGGATCCTGGCGGCCAGAAGTAGTAGCGCAGCAGTAGCTTCTGGCTCGGGTGAGACACCCTGCCCACACCCGGGGCCCACGGTGGGGAACGTGCTCTGGGCCTGGTCAGCCGCAGTGCAAGTTACGTCCAGGGGCCCAGCCCTGAGCGGGTTGAGGCAAAGTAATGCACGCAGGTCACCCAGCCCATAGGTCCGACACTGTGCATGGCTGGGACTCAGTGAGGTGATGGACTCGCAGAAAGACAAGGGGATGGGCGAGACGGTGGTGGGCGGCTCTCCCGCCCTCAAGAAGGAAGAAGTGGAAGGGACTAGAATAGAAAGTGTATGAATGACCCAGAGACGCGGACAACAGGGAGGGAATTGTCTGTTGGAGCCgggtgggggttggtggtggggtgggttgaaatgggcagaagagggcaaaggggggaaattgggaaaactataataaaataattttaaaatattttaaaaataaaaaagtgaataatgtgaaaaataaaaaggaagaaaggagcatACACACCAGGAATTAGGCAAGTGCCACAAATCAGGGCTTATGAAAAAAAACGGTGTATTCTGGGAGCTGTTTTACAAACACACCACCTGAGCCTCATTTCACACACCTGTGGCGTTTCTGGAGCAAACACACCAAGTTCTTCATCTGCTACACAGAGCAGTCCTTGACGGGACCAGGCAGTGGTTTTCACGATGGTTCTGGATTTATTTCTCCCAAACtagtcttttaaaatgaaatttattgcgGTGCTATTAGTTCACACAATGACATAGGtgtccgccctggctggtgtggctcggtgggttgagcactggcctgtgaacaaagggTCCCCTGCTCCattcttggtcaggacacacagctgggtttcaggccaggtccctggcagagggcatgtcagaggcaacaaatttgtgtttctctggcacatggatgtttctccccctctctcccacccttcccctctctaaagaataatgagaaatataatcttaaaaattactgaagtTTCAAGCATGCAATTCTATGGCATATCGTCTGTATATGGCATTGTGTCCACCTTCCAAAGTCAAATGTCTCATCAGCATagatttctctcccttccctctcctctgctcACTCTGACCCCCTCCCTCTGGGGACCTCCACTCCATGGTCCGTGTCTATCCGTCCAAACTACTCCTGGTATTTGTCCCTTTAATCAGACGTTTAAACAGATTTGTTCTCTGACCCAAAGACAAGCACAATCAgtgaatgtgaaaaataaaagtgagaaaaatgtcCTACAGGAATGTGGACCAGAGATTGAGGGTGAGCCCAGGTATGGATCCGAACCTGAGATGTGGGCTGAGCCCCAGGTCACAGGGTGAGAAAAGAGGGGCCAATCAAGGGAAGTCAACAGGGCAGTGAAGTGAGACACCACAGTTTACCTGTGGAGGAGCCTCTGCAGTACCAGCCCTGACCTCTCCCTGCACAtgacccacacccacaccctcctCATTCTCAGCAGACACTCTCCCACGGGTGCCCACATTTTCTCCCAGAGCTTCTCAGGATCATCAGATGTTCTCCAGGCTCTACCTTGCTGACTGGTGGGTTTGTTGTCCCCTGTGTTCACCCGCTTGCTGCATGGTGGGGTCTTCTCCGACTGTGCCAAGCTTCAAACAGCAGCACCCCGAGGACCACGAGGATCAAGCCAGACACACCCAAGTGGATGAGGTTCCCCACCGTGTAGTCTTGGGGTTGATAAGCTAGGAATTGTTGGTAAAGAGGTCACAGAAGTCAGGACAGATCAGATCACCCCAGTCCCCTGCGTGTCCACCAGGCCACCTGCATCTCTTGGACTGGTTTTGATGCCCTGAGCACAGCCCATAACTGAGAATTTCCTCTACTCTCTACTCTTGGAATCTGAGTTGTTTTCCCATCATCCCAGAGGATCAGCTGCTCCAGAGGAATAGAACACTGATAGGATATGAGAGAAAGATGTAAGGTGGCTTAGGTCATCTCCTCCCTAATCTTTAATGGGCTTCTCAAACGAATGGTACCCAACTCAGTTCCCCGAGGTGAGCATCTCTGGGGTCTGGTCTTGCATTGCTTTGGAAAGTCCAGATGCACACGGGGACTTCAATTTGTCCCGAATGTCAGGACATGAAGGAGTGACAGCTGGATCTCCCTTTTCACTGCTCGACCTCAGCTGGCTGCTTGTGTCCCTGACTCGGGAACATAATTTCCATGTCaggttcctttcttccttctaccaatctttcttttttaaagaaataaataattgactATGTATAACACAGGCATTTTTGGTATtgagaattaccaaaattaaCTTCTAATTAGCTTCTAAGTGATCATTCAGTTTGTAATGTAATAGGAAGATTGCTAAGAAAGTagcaaaaagataaatgaaaaaataaaacctttaggTGCACAGCTGCATGAAAGTACAGATCTCTATAGATCACAGACAGGCTCTGATGACTCGACAAATGAAATAGCAGGAAACACAGGGAactctgggagggggaagggggcacaGACAAGAGTTGTGATGGGAGGTGTTTTGGAGGATGACCTGACCCAGCTGACCACCTGGTGCTGACAGAAACGCAGCAGAAATCCTGCCGTCCTCCCACCCCCACGTGCTGACAGTGGTCCCCCATGGAGAAAGGACAAGCTCACAGTGGGTTTATGTTCTTTCTCCCACAGGAATTCACTGGCATCAAAGTTGTAAACTGATTGAGCTTTTTCAAATCCTGGACTGGAGTCTGCTTTGATAGATGGGAGAACTGAGTCCCAGATACAGGAAGCTTGTGTTAAGGAAACCTTAACACACTTGTGCGTATGTTTCATGTTTCAGGAGATTGAAAACGATGAAAGATTGCCTTACGTTTGTGCATCTCTGCTGATGTTGAGTGTTTCCTTTCTAGATTTTCTGATGTGAGATTCTGGAGAAATCTGTTGCTCAGCGGACCTTCTCCATCTATTTGTTTCTGTGGCAGGTGCTCTGAGCCCCTCTCTCCTGTCACCCTGGTCACCCCGTTCCCTACTCACCCGACATCCTGCCTTTGCTCTGACGCTGGTGtcggaagaagaggaagaggaagaggaggaggaagagcagcagaACAAGGGCCACCGAGACCCCGATCAGCACGTTCCAGTACCATTGGAGACCTTGGGCTGGAGTGACGTCATGAATGAGCCAAAGGTGCCATTTAATGGACACCCACTGTGTGCGAGGCACCTGCTGGGGTCTGTCGTTCATCTCCTGTAACCTCACAGTCCTCGTGTACCAGGGATGGCTGACCCACCACCCAGTCCACTGCGGCTCAGAGAGGTCAGCACCTGCCCCAGGTCACCCAGCCTGGctgaggcagggctgggactttAAATGGGAACTTGTGTTCTAGTGCTGTCCTCATGCTGCCCCAGGTGGACACCAGCTCCGAGCTCTGGGCTCCTCATCTGCAGGGGCCTGTCCTGTCTCACCTGGAGCTGAGGGGTCCTTACTACCTGCCCCCAGCACAGCAGGGACACAGGAGGGACAGGGGTGTGCAATGAACCCTGAAGCCCCCTTCAAATGGTCAGGCTGGGCTGGGACTCTGCTTTCCTGACTTCTTTGAGGCCCCTTATGTCACCTAATGTCACTGCAGACATGTGACCGGGAGGGAACCAGGGATGAACGGACATGAACCTGACTTTCAGAGAAGAGAATGGATTCTGAGCCCCACAGAGGAGCAGCAGAGCCGGGACCTGGACCCGGTCTGACTCCAGCCCTTGTTCCCTCTTCTCAGCCAAGTCTGAGCTGAGGGAAAGGACCTGGGTGTCCCAATCTCATGTTTTCCCTGTTCATCCCTGTACAGCGTCACTGTCACTGCTACAGAGGGGACAGTCCCCATAACATCACATCCTGGGGGACTTCCCTTGAGGCCCTTCTCCCTGGAGGGCAGAGCCAGAACTGAAAGGAAACCTAAGCTCTGGGCCACGAGTCTCTCCTTTTACCCTtggagacactgaggcacagagaggggaagggcatgTCCCAGTCGGAGCCTCCAGAGGTGCCTGGACTTGCACAGGACTCAGCCCCCGCCCCCCTGGACACACCCAGCACCTCCCCACAGAGACCCTCACTTACTGCTCTGTGGGCCTGACTCCATGGGGCCGAGAGGCAGATCCTCAGAGACTTCTGGAAATTCAGGATGGGGGCAAAGGGTGGGTGCTGCCTTCCTCCCACTTCAGCCTGGCTCCTCCTCCAGAATGAGCCCCAACATGTCCCTCATTCATGACCACCCCACCTGTCACCAGCCTCACTCACCCCTGTACAGGCCTGACaccatggtgggggaggggtgaatcCTCAGAGCCCCAAGCCTCATGTGTTTCCCTGAAATCTCTCCCtgactccccctgccccccgggACAAAACTCTGTCCTTGAGTATCTATGGGGACATTAGATCCTCTGAGAGACTCAGCACCGCCCTGGGCTGCTCTATCCTCTCTGAGCAAAGGGGGCCCAGTGACTCaccagtggtgggggtgggcccTGTGGGTAGGGGGCTGGGATTTCCAGGGGGTCCTGGGAATGAAAACAGAAGGGAGTGAGGTGTGGGCTGACCCTGGGGTCCCCACGTCACTCAGACTCCCCCCATATCTGCGCTGTGGCTTCTAAGACCCTCTCACTGCCCACCCAGCACCTTCTGGaccaggtgggggcagggtagaCAGGGCAGCAGGGTCTCTGAGGGACAGATCTCAGCTGAGTGACCATCCTGagagccctctccctcccctttcagcCCATAATTCCTCTGGGGACCAGGACCTGAGCTAACAGCTCAGAAAGACAGGGTCAGGGGCCTCACCTGAGACCAGGAGCTCCAGGGGGGCACTGGGCTGTGACAGCAGGTAGGGGGAGGTGCTGTGTGCGCTGTAGCACCTGTAGGTCCCCCTGTGGGCTGAGGTCACAGGACCCATGGAGAACTCTGCCTGGTGCTGCTGAGCTCGGGACTGTGATCTGAGACGCAGGGGGGGATCAGCTGCCCCCTCCTTGGACAGAAGGAAAGTGTCCCTGGGGCTCTGTGACTGACACAGCAGGGTCACGTTCTCCCCTGAGGCGACCGTGGGTCCTGGCTGCATGGTGAGGGAGGGTCTGTCAGGGAGCCATCCTAGAGAGAGGGACGGGTGAGGGGCTGCTACCCACCTTGTTCTGACCTGAGAGTCACCAGGCCCCTTTCTGAGGtccctcctctctgtctgtctgttttctctgtgtctccccctcccttcccatctccttccctccctggggACCCCACACCCCGTGTCCTGGCCATCACCACCTGAGACccccagcagggcctgagcaGACTCTGGGTTGCTGACTGAACATGTTGGCTCCTCACCTGCCACCAGGATGTCCAGGGGGTCACTAGGGGCTGACCACTTGGAGGAGAGGCTGTGTCCACCGTAGCACCTGTACTGGCCCCCATGGGAGCTGCTCACAGTGCCCAGGGTGAAGTTAGCCTGAGAgagcccagcctggggctgcaggacaGAGCTCTGGGGGAGGTCCTGTCCCCCCTCCTTGGACAGAGCGAATCTGTCATAGCCAAGGTCAGAGTGACACTGGAGGGTCAGGCTCTGTCCATAGGCCATGATGGGGCCCTGCAGGGTCAGGA
The sequence above is drawn from the Desmodus rotundus isolate HL8 chromosome 12, HLdesRot8A.1, whole genome shotgun sequence genome and encodes:
- the LOC139440410 gene encoding leukocyte immunoglobulin-like receptor subfamily B member 3; this encodes MESGPQSTQGLQWYWNVLIGVSVALVLLLFLLLFLFLFFRHQRQSKGRMSAYQPQDYTVGNLIHLGVSGLILVVLGVLLFEAWHSRRRPHHAASG